From Columba livia isolate bColLiv1 breed racing homer chromosome 7, bColLiv1.pat.W.v2, whole genome shotgun sequence, one genomic window encodes:
- the C7H2orf66 gene encoding uncharacterized protein C2orf66 homolog isoform X1 — protein sequence MIFSTLLGFHAFFVISDSSGGLKECGSLSLLQIEFISSMWKVLLLGLYTVLAVRGLAKGAPFQPEEKWKPLDNPRNRELFFRTLQAYFSGRGLDLTKFPATFTMNNEGPRPVMFYSDPIASAFADYEERRNSFPNSFKG from the exons ATGATTTTCAGCACTCTGCTGggttttcatgctttttttgttATCAGTGACAGCTCTGGAGGACTTAAGGAGTGTGGTTCGTTGTCCTTGTTACAGATAGAGTTCATCTCCAGCATGTGGAAAGTGCTGCTCCTGGGGCTATATACAGTATTGGCCGTGAGAGGGTTGGCAAAGGGCGCTCCGTTCcaaccagaagaaaaatggaaacctCTGGATAACCCGAGAAACAGAGAGCTG TTTTTCAGAACGCTCCAGGCTTATTTTTCGGGCAGGGGTCTTGATCTCACAAAGTTCCCAGCTACTTTCACTATGAACAATGAAGGACCAAGGCCTGTCATGTTCTACTCAGATCCTATTGCTTCTGCATTTGCAGATtatgaagaaaggagaaattcttttccaaattctttcaaaGGCTGA
- the C7H2orf66 gene encoding uncharacterized protein C2orf66 homolog isoform X2, producing the protein MWKVLLLGLYTVLAVRGLAKGAPFQPEEKWKPLDNPRNRELFFRTLQAYFSGRGLDLTKFPATFTMNNEGPRPVMFYSDPIASAFADYEERRNSFPNSFKG; encoded by the exons ATGTGGAAAGTGCTGCTCCTGGGGCTATATACAGTATTGGCCGTGAGAGGGTTGGCAAAGGGCGCTCCGTTCcaaccagaagaaaaatggaaacctCTGGATAACCCGAGAAACAGAGAGCTG TTTTTCAGAACGCTCCAGGCTTATTTTTCGGGCAGGGGTCTTGATCTCACAAAGTTCCCAGCTACTTTCACTATGAACAATGAAGGACCAAGGCCTGTCATGTTCTACTCAGATCCTATTGCTTCTGCATTTGCAGATtatgaagaaaggagaaattcttttccaaattctttcaaaGGCTGA